GCCTTCTGGTGTATCTTTTTGTCCTTTTTTCTGGCCCCCATGGCCCAGATGGGGGTGCTCCAGCACCAGGTGCCCCTGATTATGGACACAGGCATGTCCCATGCCTATGCCTCTGTGGCCCTGGGGGTGACCGCCGGTGTGGGCGGGCTGGGCAAGCTAAGCTTTGGAAAAATGGCCGATATCTGGCCGTTTCAATACGTGATTCTGCTTTGCTTCGGGCTTCAGATCCTGTCTGTCCTGTTTCTGCTCACCACCCAAACCCCGGCCGGGGTCTGGGTCTATGCGGTCTGCTTCGGCTTCTCCATGGGGGGAGTGATCGTGCTGCTGCCCCTGGTGGTGGGACATTTCTGGGGTCTGCTCTCCTACGGGGTGCTGCTGGGGGTTCTCTGGGTGGCCAATGCCTTCGGCGGGGCTACGGGCACTTTTGTTTCCGGTCTGGTATATGACTGGACGGGCTCTTATAACAATGCCCTGTACCTGTTTGCCGCCGCCTATCTGGTGGCCATTGCTGCTTTTTTTGCCGCAGGCCGGCCCGGGCGCGCTTCCGGGCCGGCTTCTTTTTGATCACCAGATGATATCTGCCATGTCATGGATTATTGGTATTTCCCCTTCCATATTTTCCACGGAATCAGCATGGGGACGGTTTTCTGGTATTCACGGTATGGCCGGCCGAGATCGCGTACCAGATCCTTTTCCTCCAGCCATGCCCCGATGACAATCCATCCGCTCCAGAGCACGTTGAAAATAAGCCTGTCTGCTGTGATATCCGGACAGGACCAGATCATCAGCAATGTAAAAAAATACAAGGGGTGCCGGACGAATTTGTAGGGGCCCCGGGTTGCCAGCCCATCTGTCTCTGGCTGGGGATTTCCGGCCCCCAGCAGAAGCCAATGGTTGCCAAAACCGTCAACTGAGCGCAGTGCGCGCCCACCCCATGCAAAACCGGCAACCGAGGCTGCAAAAACCATCCGGAATGCCAGGCGGCCCACACCTTCGGCTGAAAACAGCAAACAGGAACTTTTTTGCCATGCAGTCAGCACAATTAAAAGGGCTGCCGCTGATGACAGGGAAAACAAAATCCCATGGTAAGGTTCCTGAATATATTTGCGGGCCCGGTCCTGAAACCATTTTCTGACCATTATGCTGTGCTGGAGGAAAAATGCAAGGCTAAGGCCGGCATTCAACAATAACGCCCAATAAAAACCCAGGCCGAGGTCCAGGACAGAAAAAGAGCCTGCATAAAGAAAGACCGCAAACCAGAGCAATGACCCGGCGCTCAGAACCGGAGATATCAGGGCCACGGCTTTGGCAATGGTATGATTTTCAGATTTTGCCATGTTGGGAAAGATAACACAGAAAGTTTTTTCTGCGAACCGGCTTTCCCTGCAGTGGATTTGAACTGCCCGGCCCTGCGCCAATCCGTGGCGGACAGTTCAAACCCATTTGCACTTCACCGGGACCGACAGGAACTAAAAATCCGTGAAATCGTCATCGTCCAGCGGGATGGCCCGCTCGGCATTTTCAGAATTAAAGTTTTTCTGCTCCCTTTT
Above is a window of Desulfosalsimonas propionicica DNA encoding:
- a CDS encoding methyltransferase family protein, translating into MAKSENHTIAKAVALISPVLSAGSLLWFAVFLYAGSFSVLDLGLGFYWALLLNAGLSLAFFLQHSIMVRKWFQDRARKYIQEPYHGILFSLSSAAALLIVLTAWQKSSCLLFSAEGVGRLAFRMVFAASVAGFAWGGRALRSVDGFGNHWLLLGAGNPQPETDGLATRGPYKFVRHPLYFFTLLMIWSCPDITADRLIFNVLWSGWIVIGAWLEEKDLVRDLGRPYREYQKTVPMLIPWKIWKGKYQ